The Ascaphus truei isolate aAscTru1 chromosome 3, aAscTru1.hap1, whole genome shotgun sequence genome includes a region encoding these proteins:
- the MIP gene encoding lens fiber major intrinsic protein gives MWEFRSFSFWRAVFAEFFATMFYVFFGLGASLKWAAGPTNVLHVALAFGLALATMVQSVGHVSGAHINPAVTFAFLIGSQLSFFRAFFYIAAQLLGAVAGAAVLYGVTPAAVRGNLALNTLHPGVSIGQATTVEIFLTLQFVLCIFATYDERRNGRLGSVALAIGFSLTLGHLFGMYYTGASMNPARSFAPAVLTRNFTNHWVYWVGPIIGAALGGLVYDFILFPRMRGLSERLSILKGVRPAEPEGQQEATGEPIELKTQSL, from the exons ATGTGGGAATTCCGCTCGTTCTCCTTCTGGAGAGCGGTTTTCGCCGAGTTCTTTGCCACCATGTTCTACGTTTTCTTTGGCTTGGGCGCATCCCTGAAGTGGGCAGCCGGGCCAACTAACGTGCTGCACGTCGCGCTGGCCTTCGGCCTTGCCCTGGCCACCATGGTCCAGTCTGTCGGCCACGTCAGCGGTGCCCACATTAACCCTGCGGTCACCTTCGCCTTCCTCATCGGCTCGCAGCTGTCGTTCTTCCGCGCCTTTTTTTACATCGCAGCGCAGCTGCTGGGCGCAGTGGCCGGAGCTGCAGTACTATACGGCGTCACCCCTGCAGCTGTCCGTGGCAACCTGGCTCTCAACACG CTCCACCCCGGGGTGAGCATCGGGCAGGCCACCACAGTGGAGATATTTCTGACTCTGCAGTTTGTGCTCTGTATCTTTGCCACTTATGACGAGAGGAGAAATGGCCGCCTGGGCTCCGTGGCTTTGGCTATTGGATTCTCCCTCACTCTGGGACACCTCTTTGGG ATGTATTACACTGGAGCCAGCATGAACCCAGCACGATCTTTTGCACCTGCGGTACTCACCAGAAATTTCACCAACCACTGG GTCTACTGGGTCGGTCCTATCATTGGAGCAGCACTGGGGGGTCTGGTGTACGACTTCATCCTCTTCCCCAGGATGAGAGGCCTGTCCGAGAGACTTTCAATCCTCAAAGGGGTTCGGCCCGCAGAGCCAGAGGGCCAACAGGAAGCGACGGGCGAGCCCATAGAGTTGAAAACACAGTCCCTATAA